The Populus nigra chromosome 14, ddPopNigr1.1, whole genome shotgun sequence genome has a segment encoding these proteins:
- the LOC133672315 gene encoding protein DWD HYPERSENSITIVE TO UV-B 1-like isoform X2: protein MDVSSLQSRYLDSCKKHEVLPNSAVLSWFYKAEIQKSEQGKCSIKFFLNQLCNADIYPLIDVFLAIDSSDVDAVDILHESPCNFNEEYVMPLLQTINLKLRVVDLHDMSPEENFLQVANLWTTTAALSKLPSLLELRFQNCLCCKDTGPCPASFGDKARIAFETSSISIRDATFQGFHAKENCGDLLSLTGSALIKEGSAKFDNLLHISEVEMSSCLQRVGSIEISSDVPPSLNGLSNLENKITDKEEILARAHMWDLKNGRPTSLKNYISHHHPSPICFEKHYREYMVVLLPRLEVLDNFSITKMDREMGRTIFSKYYEYLPYKRQNKESVVTVLQKREMGTAGASCPNFSKFKQSCHHGKSQCHFSRSLTAAKLGSAAWPLLHPLHTFSHIYKEGSKRLRARQFEYHPSDSRLMVFGTLDGEVVVINHESGKLVGYVPSANNMNSILGLCWLKKYPSKLLAGSDNGCLKLFDISHIPPIVSDVNYSAGVVTFDDFDQLTSVHVNSGDDQFLASGYSKDVALYDIFSGKRLQLFTNMHREPINVVKFAHHSPFLFATSSFDHDVKLWDLRQKPQWPCYTASSSCGNVMVCFSPDDRYLLVSAVDNEVKQLLAVDGRLHMDFKIASTGSAHNYTRSYYINGSDYIISGSCDENVVRICCTQTGRRLRDVYLEDVESGNSLFVQSLRGDPFRLFHMSVLTASKRPCSKWEIIKVNLLASSHGTEEHSHGQNIQSTFLGG from the exons ATGGATGTCTCCAGCTTACAATCTCG GTACCTTGATTCTTGCAAGAAGCATGAAGTGCTACCCAACTCTGCAGTTTTGTCATGGTTTTATAAg GCTGAAATCCAGAAGTCCGAACAAGGGAAGTGCAGCATTAAGTTCTTTCTGAATCAGCTATGTAATGCTGATATTTATCCCCTGATTGATGTGTTCCTGGCAATAGACTCTTCTGATGTTGATGCAGTCGACATACTTCATGAATCACCTTGCAATTTCAATGAAGAATATGTTATGCCTTTGTTGCAGACTATCAATCTGAAACTCCGAGTAGTTGATCTCCATGACATGTCCCCGGAAGAGAACTTTTTGCA GGTAGCAAATCTCTGGACAACCACTGCTGCTCTATCAAAACTTCCTTCCTTACTAGAACTACGGTTCCAAAATTGCTTATGTTGCAAGGATACTGGACCATGTCCTGCATCGTTTGGTGACAAAGCAAGAATTGCATTTGAGACATCATCTATCAGCATTAGAGATGCTACATTTCAAGGTTTCCATGCTAAAGAGAATTGCGGGGACTTACTTTCTCTCACAGGTTCAGCTTTGATCAAGGAAGGGTCTgcaaaatttgataatttattgcATATCAGTGAAGTTGAAATGTCAAGCTGCCTTCAGAGAGTAGGTTCAATAGAAATATCATCTGATGTCCCTCCCAGTTTGAATGGACTATCAAATTTGGAAAACAAG ATTACAGACAAAGAGGAGATCCTTGCAAGAGCACATATGTGGGACTTGAAGAATGGCCGCCCTACCTCATTAAAGAACTATATTTCACATCATCATCCTTCACCCATTTGCTTTGAGAAACATTATAGGGAATACATGGTTGTTTTGTTGCCTCGTTTGGAGGTGTTAGATAATTTTTCCATTACAAAGATGGACAGAGAAATGGGAAgaactattttttcaaaatactatGAGTACTTACCATATAAACGACAGAACAAAGAAAGTGTTGTTACTGTTCTGCAGAAGCGTGAGATGGGAACAGCGGGTGCTTCCTGCCCAAATTTCTCAAAGTTCAAGCAATCATGCCATCATGGAAAGAGTCAATGTCACTTCTCAAGGTCTCTTACCGCTGCCAAACTTGGGTCTGCTGCATGGCCTTTGTTGCATCCTTTGCACACCTTTAGCcatatatataaagaaggaaGTAAGAGGCTTCGTGCAAGGCAGTTTGAATACCATCCGTCTGATTCTCGTCTGATGGTTTTTGGAACTCTTGATGGTGAAGTTGTTGTAATCAATCATGAAAGTGGGAAGCTAGTTGGTTATGTTCCATCTGCTAACAACATGAACAGCATTTTGGGTCTCTGTTGGCTCAAGAAGTATCCTTCGAAG CTGCTTGCTGGTTCTGATAATGGTTGCTTGAAGTTGTTTGACATCAGTCATATACCGCCAATAGTCAGTGATGTAAATTACAGTGCTGGTGTGGTCACTTTTGATGACTTTGACCAATTGACTTCTGTTCATGTCAATTCTGGAGATGATCAGTTTTTGGCTAGCGGGTACTCAAAAGATGTTGCTCTATATGACATCTTTAGTGGAAAACGTTTACAACTATTTACTAATATGCATCGAGAACCCATTAATGTCGTGAAATTTGCACACCATTCCCCCTTCTTGTTTGCCACTTCCTCATTTGACCATGATGTCAAGCTGTGGGATTTGAGACAGAAACCACAGTGGCCATGCTATACAGCATCAAGCTCATGTGGAAATGTGATGGTTTGCTTTTCACCAGATGATCGCTATCTGCTTGTATCAGCTGTTGATAATGAG GTCAAGCAACTTCTGGCAGTAGATGGGAGGCTTCACATGGATTTCAAGATAGCTTCAACAGGAAGTGCTCATAACTATACCCGCTCCTACTACATTAATGGAAGTGACTACATCATTAGTGGAAGTTGTGATGAAAATGTTGTCCGAATCTGTTGTACTCAAACTGGAAGGCGACTTAGGGACGTTTATCTGGAG GATGTGGAGTCTGGGAATTCTCTATTTGTTCAGTCCTTAAGGGGTGATCCTTTCAGA CTTTTCCACATGAGTGTGTTAACAGCCTCTAAACGTCCATGTTCTAAGTGGGAAATCATCAAG
- the LOC133672315 gene encoding protein DWD HYPERSENSITIVE TO UV-B 1-like isoform X1 has translation MDVSSLQSRYLDSCKKHEVLPNSAVLSWFYKAEIQKSEQGKCSIKFFLNQLCNADIYPLIDVFLAIDSSDVDAVDILHESPCNFNEEYVMPLLQTINLKLRVVDLHDMSPEENFLQDLCHHGLACHILNMRSTHIQKLNMAGTFMQLHTLNLDFCTSIGSLDKDCFSCMPSLMRLSMCETRVANLWTTTAALSKLPSLLELRFQNCLCCKDTGPCPASFGDKARIAFETSSISIRDATFQGFHAKENCGDLLSLTGSALIKEGSAKFDNLLHISEVEMSSCLQRVGSIEISSDVPPSLNGLSNLENKITDKEEILARAHMWDLKNGRPTSLKNYISHHHPSPICFEKHYREYMVVLLPRLEVLDNFSITKMDREMGRTIFSKYYEYLPYKRQNKESVVTVLQKREMGTAGASCPNFSKFKQSCHHGKSQCHFSRSLTAAKLGSAAWPLLHPLHTFSHIYKEGSKRLRARQFEYHPSDSRLMVFGTLDGEVVVINHESGKLVGYVPSANNMNSILGLCWLKKYPSKLLAGSDNGCLKLFDISHIPPIVSDVNYSAGVVTFDDFDQLTSVHVNSGDDQFLASGYSKDVALYDIFSGKRLQLFTNMHREPINVVKFAHHSPFLFATSSFDHDVKLWDLRQKPQWPCYTASSSCGNVMVCFSPDDRYLLVSAVDNEVKQLLAVDGRLHMDFKIASTGSAHNYTRSYYINGSDYIISGSCDENVVRICCTQTGRRLRDVYLEDVESGNSLFVQSLRGDPFRLFHMSVLTASKRPCSKWEIIKVNLLASSHGTEEHSHGQNIQSTFLGG, from the exons ATGGATGTCTCCAGCTTACAATCTCG GTACCTTGATTCTTGCAAGAAGCATGAAGTGCTACCCAACTCTGCAGTTTTGTCATGGTTTTATAAg GCTGAAATCCAGAAGTCCGAACAAGGGAAGTGCAGCATTAAGTTCTTTCTGAATCAGCTATGTAATGCTGATATTTATCCCCTGATTGATGTGTTCCTGGCAATAGACTCTTCTGATGTTGATGCAGTCGACATACTTCATGAATCACCTTGCAATTTCAATGAAGAATATGTTATGCCTTTGTTGCAGACTATCAATCTGAAACTCCGAGTAGTTGATCTCCATGACATGTCCCCGGAAGAGAACTTTTTGCA GGATTTGTGCCATCATGGCCTAGCGTGTCATATTCTAAACATGAGGTCTACTCATATCCAAAAGCTCAACATGGCTGGAACGTTTATGCAACTACACACCTTGAATTTGGATTTTTGCACTTCAATTGGTAGTTTGGATAAAGACTGTTTTTCTTGCATGCCAAGTCTGATGCGTCTCTCAATGTGTGAGACTAGGGTAGCAAATCTCTGGACAACCACTGCTGCTCTATCAAAACTTCCTTCCTTACTAGAACTACGGTTCCAAAATTGCTTATGTTGCAAGGATACTGGACCATGTCCTGCATCGTTTGGTGACAAAGCAAGAATTGCATTTGAGACATCATCTATCAGCATTAGAGATGCTACATTTCAAGGTTTCCATGCTAAAGAGAATTGCGGGGACTTACTTTCTCTCACAGGTTCAGCTTTGATCAAGGAAGGGTCTgcaaaatttgataatttattgcATATCAGTGAAGTTGAAATGTCAAGCTGCCTTCAGAGAGTAGGTTCAATAGAAATATCATCTGATGTCCCTCCCAGTTTGAATGGACTATCAAATTTGGAAAACAAG ATTACAGACAAAGAGGAGATCCTTGCAAGAGCACATATGTGGGACTTGAAGAATGGCCGCCCTACCTCATTAAAGAACTATATTTCACATCATCATCCTTCACCCATTTGCTTTGAGAAACATTATAGGGAATACATGGTTGTTTTGTTGCCTCGTTTGGAGGTGTTAGATAATTTTTCCATTACAAAGATGGACAGAGAAATGGGAAgaactattttttcaaaatactatGAGTACTTACCATATAAACGACAGAACAAAGAAAGTGTTGTTACTGTTCTGCAGAAGCGTGAGATGGGAACAGCGGGTGCTTCCTGCCCAAATTTCTCAAAGTTCAAGCAATCATGCCATCATGGAAAGAGTCAATGTCACTTCTCAAGGTCTCTTACCGCTGCCAAACTTGGGTCTGCTGCATGGCCTTTGTTGCATCCTTTGCACACCTTTAGCcatatatataaagaaggaaGTAAGAGGCTTCGTGCAAGGCAGTTTGAATACCATCCGTCTGATTCTCGTCTGATGGTTTTTGGAACTCTTGATGGTGAAGTTGTTGTAATCAATCATGAAAGTGGGAAGCTAGTTGGTTATGTTCCATCTGCTAACAACATGAACAGCATTTTGGGTCTCTGTTGGCTCAAGAAGTATCCTTCGAAG CTGCTTGCTGGTTCTGATAATGGTTGCTTGAAGTTGTTTGACATCAGTCATATACCGCCAATAGTCAGTGATGTAAATTACAGTGCTGGTGTGGTCACTTTTGATGACTTTGACCAATTGACTTCTGTTCATGTCAATTCTGGAGATGATCAGTTTTTGGCTAGCGGGTACTCAAAAGATGTTGCTCTATATGACATCTTTAGTGGAAAACGTTTACAACTATTTACTAATATGCATCGAGAACCCATTAATGTCGTGAAATTTGCACACCATTCCCCCTTCTTGTTTGCCACTTCCTCATTTGACCATGATGTCAAGCTGTGGGATTTGAGACAGAAACCACAGTGGCCATGCTATACAGCATCAAGCTCATGTGGAAATGTGATGGTTTGCTTTTCACCAGATGATCGCTATCTGCTTGTATCAGCTGTTGATAATGAG GTCAAGCAACTTCTGGCAGTAGATGGGAGGCTTCACATGGATTTCAAGATAGCTTCAACAGGAAGTGCTCATAACTATACCCGCTCCTACTACATTAATGGAAGTGACTACATCATTAGTGGAAGTTGTGATGAAAATGTTGTCCGAATCTGTTGTACTCAAACTGGAAGGCGACTTAGGGACGTTTATCTGGAG GATGTGGAGTCTGGGAATTCTCTATTTGTTCAGTCCTTAAGGGGTGATCCTTTCAGA CTTTTCCACATGAGTGTGTTAACAGCCTCTAAACGTCCATGTTCTAAGTGGGAAATCATCAAG